The following are encoded together in the Eulemur rufifrons isolate Redbay chromosome 28, OSU_ERuf_1, whole genome shotgun sequence genome:
- the CALHM1 gene encoding calcium homeostasis modulator protein 1, with protein sequence MDKFRMIFQFLQSNQESFMNGICGIMALASAQMYSAFDFNCPCLPGYNAAYSAGILLAPPLVLFLLGLVLNNNVSMLAEEWKRPPGRRAKDPAVLRYMFCSMAQRAFIAPIVWVAVTLLDGKCFLCAFCTAVPVAALGNGSLAPGLPAPELARLLARVPCPEIYDGDWLLAREVAVRYLRCISQALGWSFVLLTTLLAFMVRSVRPCFTQAAFLKSKYWSHYIDIERKLFDETCTEHAKAFAKVCIQQFFEAMNHDLELGHAHGALAAASTASAAASPPDGAEEERDKLRGITDRGTMNRLLTSWHKCKPPLRVGQEEPLLGNGWAGGGPRPPRKEVAIYFSKV encoded by the exons ATGGACAAGTTCCGGATGATCTTCCAGTTCCTGCAGTCCAACCAGGAGTCCTTCATGAACGGCATCTGCGGCATCATGGCACTGGCCAGTGCCCAGATGTACTCGGCCTTCGACTTCAACTGCCCCTGCCTGCCCGGCTACAACGCGGCCTACAGCGCGGGCATCCTGCTGGCGCCACCCCTGGTGCTCTTCCTGCTCGGCCTGGTCTTGAACAACAACGTGTCCATGCTGGCTGAAGAGTGGAAGCGGCCGCCGGGCCGCCGGGCCAAGGACCCCGCCGTGCTGCGCTACATGTTCTGTTCCATGGCCCAGCGCGCCTTCATCGCGCCCATCGTCTGGGTGGCCGTCACGCTGCTCGACGGCAAGTGCTTCCTCTGTGCCTTCTGCACTGCCGTGCCCGTGGCTGCGCTGGGCAACGGCAGCCTGGCGCCCGGCCTGCCCGCCCCCGAGCTCGCCCGCCTGCTGGCCCGGGTGCCCTGCCCCGAGATCTACGACGGCGACTGGCTGCTGGCCCGCGAGGTGGCCGTGCGCTACCTGCGCTGCATCTCCCAG GCGCTGGGCTGGTCCTTTGTGCTGCTGACCACGCTGCTGGCGTTCATGGTGCGCTCCGTGCGGCCCTGCTTCACACAGGCTGCCTTCCTCAAGAGCAAGTACTGGTCCCACTATATCGACATCGAGCGCAAGCTCTTCGACGAGACGTGCACGGAGCACGCCAAGGCCTTCGCCAAGGTCTGCATCCAGCAGTTCTTCGAGGCCATGAACCACGACCTGGAGCTGGGTCACGCCCATGGGGCACTGGCTGCGGCCTCCACTGCCTCGGCTGCCGCCAGCCCCCCGGACGgtgcagaggaggagagggataAGCTTCGCGGCATCACGGACCGGGGCACCATGAACAGGCTGCTCACCAGCTGGCACAAATGCAAACCACCCCTGCGGGTGGGCCAGGAGGAGCCGCTGCTGGGCAATggctgggcggggggcgggcccCGGCCCCCACGCAAGGAGGTGGCCATCTACTTCAGCAAAGTGTGA
- the CALHM2 gene encoding calcium homeostasis modulator protein 2, producing the protein MAALIAENFRFLSLFFKSKDVMIFNGLVALGTVGSQELFSVVAFHCPCSPARNYLYGLTAIGVPALALFLIGIILNNHTWNLVAECQYRRAKNCSAAPNFLLLSSILGRAAVAPVTWSVISLLRGEAYVCALSEFVDPSSLTAEEGGFPPAHATEILARFPCGEGPANLSGFREEVSRRLKYESQLFGWLLIGVVAVLVFLTKCLKHYCSPLSYRQEAYWAQYRANEDQLFQRTAEVHSRVLAANNVRRFFGFVALNKDDEELVANFPVEGTQPRPQWNAITGVYLYRENQGLPLYSRLHKWAQGLAGNGAAPDNVEMALLAS; encoded by the exons ATGGCTGCCCTGATCGCAGAGAACTTCCGCTTCCTGTCACTCTTCTTCAAGAGCAAGGATGTGATGATTTTCAACGGGCTGGTGGCACTGGGCACAGTGGGCAGCCAGGAGCTGTTCTCTGTCGTGGCCTTCCACTGCCCCTGCTCGCCGGCCCGGAACTACCTGTACGGGCTGACAGCCATCGGTGTGCCCGCCCTGGCGCTCTTCCTCATCGGCATCATCCTCAACAACCACACCTGGAACCTGGTCGCTGAGTGCCAGTACCGGAGGGCCAAGAACTGCTCGGCTGCCCCCAACTTCCTCCTTCTAAGCTCCATCCTGGGCCGCGCGGCCGTGGCCCCCGTTACCTGGTCTGTCATCTCCTTGCTGCGCGGTGAGGCTTATGTCTGCGCTCTCAGTGAGTTCGTGGACCCCTCCTCACTCACGGCCGAGGAAGGAGGCTTCCCACCAGCCCACGCCACTGAAATCCTGGCCAGGTTCCCTTGCGGGGAGGGCCCTGCAAACCTGTCAGGCTTCCGGGAGGAGGTCAGCCGCAGGCTTAAGTATGAGTCCCAG CTCTTTGGGTGGCTGCTCATTGGCGTGGTGGCCGTCCTGGTGTTCCTGACCAAGTGCCTCAAGCATTACTGCTCGCCACTCAGCTACCGCCAGGAGGCCTACTGGGCGCAGTACCGCGCCAACGAGGACCAGCTGTTCCAGCGCACGGCAGAGGTGCACTCTCGGGTGCTCGCCGCCAACAACGTGCGCCGCTTCTTCGGCTTCGTGGCGCTCAACAAGGATGACGAGGAGCTGGTTGCCAACTTCCCGGTGGAAGGTACACAGCCGCGGCCACAGTGGAACGCCATCACCGGCGTCTATCTGTACCGGGAGAACCAGGGCCTCCCGCTCTACAGCCGCCTGCACAAGTGGGCTCAGGGTCTGGCGGGCAACGGTGCGGCCCCTGACAATGTGGAGATGGCCCTGCTGGCCTCGTAG